The Kordia sp. SMS9 genome window below encodes:
- a CDS encoding ATP-dependent Clp protease ATP-binding subunit, producing the protein MDDNFSPRVKDVIAYSKEEALRLGHDFIGTEHLMLGLLRDGSGKAINILNALDVDLTHLRRKVEILSPANPNVAVAPNEKRNLHLTRQAERALKTTFLEAKLFQSSSINTAHLLLCILRNENDPTTKLLNKLKVDYDNVKEQFKYMITNDDDYIDTPRSESFSDDNGGSQESSKENPFGSSNSGGKVNKKSKTPVLDNFGRDLTALAEEGKLDPVVGREKEIERVSQILSRRKKNNPILIGEPGVGKSAIAEGLANRIIKRKVSRILFNKRVVTLDLASLVAGTKYRGQFEERMKAVMNELEKNDDIILFIDEIHTIVGAGGATGSLDASNMFKPALARGELQCIGATTLDEYRQHIEKDGALERRFQKVVVQPTTVEETIEILENIKDKYEEHHNVSYTPEAIKACVSLTNRYMTDRFLPDKAIDALDEAGSRVHITNIDVPKQILDLERQLEEVRELKNSVVKKQKYEEAAKLRDDEKRLEKELAISQEKWEEESKQHKETVSEDNVADVVSMMTGIPVNRIAQTESNKLAQLPELIKGKVIGQDEAVGKVVKAIQRNRAGLKDPNKPIGSFIFLGQTGVGKTQLAKVLARELFDSEDTLIRIDMSEYMEKFAISRLVGAPPGYVGYEEGGQLTEKVRRKPYAVVLLDEVEKAHPDVFNMMLQVLDDGYLTDSLGRKIDFRNTIIIMTSNIGARKLKDFGAGVGFGTSAQKSQADDHARGVIENALKKAFAPEFLNRIDDVVIFNTLEREHIHKIIDIEIAKLYSRIQGLGYDLRLSDKAKDYIADKGFDKQYGARPLKRAIQKYIEDALAEEIITAKIHEGDKIFMDLDEDNDELTIKIEKAEKPTES; encoded by the coding sequence ATGGATGATAATTTCTCCCCAAGGGTAAAGGATGTAATAGCCTACAGCAAGGAAGAAGCATTGCGTCTCGGCCATGATTTCATTGGCACAGAACATTTAATGCTCGGACTTCTTCGTGACGGAAGCGGCAAAGCCATCAACATTTTAAACGCATTAGATGTCGATTTGACACATTTGCGTCGAAAAGTTGAGATTTTGAGTCCTGCCAACCCCAATGTGGCAGTCGCACCAAACGAAAAGCGCAATTTACACCTAACCAGACAAGCAGAGAGGGCACTCAAAACTACATTTTTAGAAGCCAAACTTTTTCAAAGTTCTTCTATCAATACCGCACATTTATTATTGTGCATTTTACGAAACGAAAACGATCCTACAACGAAACTATTGAATAAGTTGAAAGTGGATTATGATAATGTTAAAGAGCAATTTAAGTATATGATAACAAATGACGATGATTATATAGACACGCCGCGTTCAGAATCATTCTCGGACGATAATGGCGGTTCGCAAGAATCTTCTAAAGAAAATCCGTTTGGATCTTCTAATTCAGGAGGAAAAGTAAACAAAAAGTCCAAAACACCAGTACTCGACAATTTCGGAAGAGATTTGACAGCGCTGGCAGAAGAAGGAAAATTAGATCCTGTGGTTGGACGTGAAAAGGAAATAGAACGTGTTTCTCAAATTTTGAGTAGACGTAAAAAGAATAATCCAATTTTAATTGGAGAACCGGGTGTTGGTAAATCTGCCATTGCCGAAGGTTTGGCTAATAGAATTATAAAACGTAAAGTGTCTCGTATTCTTTTTAATAAAAGAGTCGTAACGTTAGATTTGGCAAGCTTAGTCGCTGGTACAAAATACAGAGGTCAGTTTGAAGAGCGCATGAAAGCCGTGATGAACGAACTAGAAAAGAATGATGATATTATTCTCTTCATTGATGAAATTCACACCATCGTGGGCGCAGGTGGCGCAACAGGAAGCTTAGACGCCTCTAACATGTTTAAACCAGCGTTGGCAAGAGGTGAGCTGCAATGTATTGGAGCCACTACGCTAGATGAATACAGACAACATATTGAAAAAGATGGCGCTTTAGAACGACGTTTCCAAAAAGTAGTGGTACAACCGACTACGGTAGAGGAAACCATCGAAATTCTAGAGAACATCAAAGATAAATATGAAGAACATCACAATGTAAGCTATACACCTGAAGCCATTAAAGCATGTGTTTCGTTGACCAATAGATACATGACAGATCGTTTTCTTCCAGACAAGGCCATTGATGCTTTAGATGAAGCAGGATCAAGAGTGCATATTACAAATATTGACGTGCCAAAGCAGATTTTAGACCTAGAACGCCAATTAGAAGAAGTGCGTGAATTGAAAAATTCTGTCGTGAAAAAGCAGAAATATGAAGAAGCTGCCAAATTGAGAGACGACGAAAAACGTTTGGAAAAAGAATTGGCAATTTCGCAAGAAAAATGGGAAGAAGAATCCAAACAACATAAAGAAACCGTAAGCGAAGACAATGTCGCGGATGTCGTTTCCATGATGACTGGAATTCCTGTAAATAGAATTGCACAAACAGAAAGTAACAAATTAGCACAACTTCCTGAGTTAATCAAAGGAAAAGTAATTGGACAAGATGAAGCGGTTGGAAAAGTTGTAAAAGCGATTCAGCGTAACCGTGCTGGACTAAAAGATCCAAATAAGCCAATTGGTTCATTTATTTTCTTAGGACAAACTGGAGTTGGTAAAACACAGTTGGCAAAGGTATTAGCTCGTGAGTTATTTGATTCTGAAGATACTTTGATCAGGATTGACATGAGTGAATACATGGAAAAATTTGCTATTTCTCGTTTGGTTGGTGCACCTCCAGGATACGTTGGTTATGAAGAAGGCGGACAATTAACGGAGAAAGTTCGTAGAAAACCGTATGCAGTTGTATTGCTTGATGAAGTTGAAAAAGCGCATCCAGATGTATTTAACATGATGCTACAAGTATTGGACGACGGTTATTTAACGGATAGTTTAGGAAGAAAGATTGACTTTAGAAATACGATCATCATTATGACATCGAATATCGGTGCACGTAAGTTGAAAGATTTTGGAGCTGGAGTTGGCTTTGGAACGAGTGCTCAAAAATCGCAAGCAGACGATCATGCCAGAGGTGTTATTGAAAATGCGTTAAAGAAAGCATTTGCGCCTGAATTCTTAAATAGAATTGACGATGTTGTCATCTTTAATACGCTTGAGCGCGAACATATTCACAAAATCATTGATATTGAAATCGCAAAGTTGTATTCAAGAATCCAAGGTTTAGGATACGATTTACGATTAAGTGACAAAGCAAAAGACTACATCGCTGATAAAGGTTTTGACAAGCAATATGGTGCAAGACCGTTAAAAAGAGCCATTCAAAAATATATTGAAGACGCTTTAGCCGAAGAGATTATTACGGCAAAAATTCATGAAGGAGATAAAATCTTTATGGATTTAGACGAAGACAATGATGAGTTAACTATTAAGATTGAAAAAGCAGAAAAGCCTACTGAATCTTAA
- a CDS encoding STAS/SEC14 domain-containing protein, whose translation MNIIGKKLRNVYNFKKGNLYLYDDLVIGEVDEGVHVSSETLISFFEFFHENYSKPFGYISFRKNSYSIDPQIYSMLPENNLLKGIAIVSNQKFSSLNAKVEKGLYKGRCELFTTIDAAVNWLDTIMPLQNENADISDNSTI comes from the coding sequence ATGAATATCATTGGAAAAAAATTAAGAAATGTATATAATTTCAAAAAAGGAAATTTATACTTGTATGACGACCTTGTTATAGGAGAGGTTGACGAGGGCGTTCATGTATCGAGCGAAACATTAATCTCTTTTTTCGAGTTTTTTCATGAAAATTATTCAAAACCTTTTGGGTATATTTCATTCCGAAAAAACTCCTACTCTATTGATCCGCAAATTTATTCTATGCTTCCTGAAAATAATTTATTGAAAGGAATTGCCATTGTCTCTAATCAAAAATTCTCATCATTAAATGCGAAAGTAGAAAAAGGACTCTACAAAGGACGTTGTGAATTATTTACCACAATTGATGCCGCAGTGAATTGGTTGGATACTATAATGCCGCTTCAGAATGAAAATGCTGACATTTCAGATAATTCAACTATATAA
- a CDS encoding STAS/SEC14 domain-containing protein produces MRVANENNNSYIKKYTLQIGKVEIYENYMVAQLNEGITLNLETVAEIILIANKHFPTEPFAYITIRKNSYAVDPMLYLKVFEIENLKAIAIVSSKFIDNHNVKIEKHFFNKPMRVFKTLEEAITWSKTYL; encoded by the coding sequence GTGCGCGTAGCCAACGAAAATAATAATTCATACATTAAAAAATATACTTTGCAAATTGGTAAAGTAGAAATTTATGAAAACTACATGGTTGCACAACTAAATGAAGGCATTACTCTTAATCTTGAAACAGTTGCCGAAATCATTCTAATTGCCAACAAACACTTTCCTACGGAACCTTTTGCCTACATTACCATTCGAAAAAACTCCTATGCCGTTGATCCGATGTTGTATTTAAAAGTCTTTGAAATAGAAAACCTAAAAGCCATCGCGATTGTTTCTAGTAAATTTATCGACAATCATAATGTAAAGATTGAAAAGCACTTTTTTAATAAACCTATGCGTGTATTTAAAACTTTAGAAGAAGCGATTACTTGGTCAAAAACGTATCTTTAA
- the hutH gene encoding histidine ammonia-lyase, protein MIHLISSKFLDISTIQDILHADATLDLSTEATEKIRACRNYLEKRLQDQKAPIYGINTGFGSLCNVKISDEHLSKLQENLVTSHACGTGDRVPKAIIKLMLLLKVQSLSYGHSGVQLQTVQRLIDFYNHDILPVIFEQGSLGASGDLAPLAHLALPLLGKGTVYYKGEEIPSTEVLKAFDWQPIQLKAKEGLALLNGTQFMSAYGVYSLLKSYKLSYFADFFAAISLEAFDGRIEPFNDLIHIIRPHNGQLKTAKRIQEFVEGSELISQEKKHVQDPYSFRCVPQVHGATKDTLAFIRKTFETEINSVTDNPNIFIAEDEIISGGNFHGQPLALALDYLAIAMAELGNISERRTFQLVSGLRDLPDFLVNNPGLNSGFMIPQYTAASIVSQNKQYATPASVDSIVSSNGQEDHVSMGANAATKALKVVDNIERVLAIELLNASQALVFRAPLKSSEFIEAFLQTYRMTVPFVDEDRELHIAIRDTLSFLQLTFVENEVLFG, encoded by the coding sequence ATGATACACCTTATAAGTTCAAAATTTCTTGATATTTCCACAATCCAAGATATATTGCATGCTGATGCAACGTTGGATTTATCTACAGAAGCCACCGAAAAGATTCGCGCGTGTCGCAATTATTTAGAAAAACGTTTACAAGATCAAAAAGCGCCTATTTACGGTATTAATACTGGATTTGGATCTTTGTGTAATGTGAAAATATCTGATGAACATTTGTCAAAATTGCAAGAGAATTTGGTGACTTCTCACGCATGTGGTACTGGCGATCGTGTGCCGAAAGCTATTATCAAGTTGATGTTGTTGTTGAAGGTACAATCGTTGAGTTATGGACATTCGGGCGTGCAATTACAAACCGTACAGCGCTTGATTGATTTTTACAATCATGATATTTTACCTGTAATTTTTGAACAAGGTTCGTTGGGTGCTTCGGGCGATTTGGCACCTTTGGCACATTTGGCATTGCCGCTTTTGGGAAAAGGAACCGTGTATTATAAAGGAGAAGAAATTCCTTCTACGGAAGTATTAAAAGCGTTTGATTGGCAACCGATTCAGCTCAAAGCAAAAGAAGGATTGGCATTGTTGAATGGAACGCAATTTATGAGTGCGTACGGTGTATATTCTTTATTAAAATCGTATAAATTATCGTATTTCGCGGATTTCTTTGCAGCGATTTCATTGGAAGCTTTCGATGGAAGAATAGAACCTTTTAATGATTTAATTCACATTATTCGTCCGCACAATGGGCAATTAAAAACTGCCAAACGTATTCAAGAATTTGTAGAAGGCAGTGAGTTGATTTCGCAAGAAAAGAAACATGTACAAGATCCATATTCGTTTCGATGCGTACCACAAGTACATGGTGCCACAAAAGATACGTTGGCGTTTATTCGCAAAACTTTTGAAACAGAAATCAATTCGGTGACGGATAATCCGAATATTTTTATTGCGGAAGACGAAATTATTTCTGGCGGAAATTTTCATGGACAACCATTGGCATTGGCACTCGATTATTTAGCAATTGCTATGGCGGAATTAGGAAACATCTCAGAGCGAAGAACGTTTCAGTTGGTTTCTGGCTTGCGCGATTTGCCTGATTTTCTAGTGAACAATCCAGGGTTGAATTCTGGTTTTATGATTCCGCAATACACTGCCGCTAGTATCGTAAGTCAAAACAAACAATATGCAACACCTGCGAGTGTGGATTCGATTGTGTCTTCCAACGGACAGGAAGATCATGTGAGTATGGGCGCAAATGCAGCAACCAAAGCGTTGAAAGTTGTAGATAATATTGAACGTGTTTTGGCAATTGAATTGCTGAATGCTTCTCAGGCATTGGTATTTAGAGCGCCTTTGAAAAGTTCTGAATTTATTGAAGCGTTTTTACAAACCTATCGCATGACCGTTCCTTTTGTGGATGAAGACAGAGAATTGCACATTGCTATTCGTGACACCTTGTCTTTTTTACAGCTTACTTTCGTGGAGAATGAGGTGTTGTTTGGGTGA
- a CDS encoding TlpA disulfide reductase family protein, with protein MKKLLLLIAVLAILSCKNEPEAPKDYVTISGKIENQNSDSLFISQGRNYSKTIKVNKDGTFKDTLKVKAGMHRLYDGGESSNIYLKNGYDLTMSLDTKQFDETLSFKGEGAASSNYIIKRALMQESLFPPSLFDMEEEDFKAETAKIHKKLLTHLDNHKNIDSAFFSTEKLALNSFQKSILTSYKSFKKQNEARLAQFAKFTGKPAPKFDFENHKGGKTSLRDLQGKYVYIDVWATWCGPCIREIPSLQKVEKQYHNKNIEFVSISVDNGRGYRNDMNAAKAGWRKMVTDKSLGGIQLLSDKGWKANFIQGLEINSIPRFILIDPSGNIVNADAPRPSSPKLITLFNKLKI; from the coding sequence ATGAAAAAACTATTGCTATTGATTGCAGTATTGGCAATCCTCTCGTGTAAAAATGAACCGGAAGCACCTAAAGATTATGTGACAATTTCTGGAAAAATAGAAAATCAAAATAGTGATTCCTTATTTATTTCACAAGGAAGAAACTATTCCAAAACCATAAAAGTAAATAAAGACGGAACTTTTAAAGATACCTTAAAAGTAAAAGCAGGTATGCACCGTTTGTATGATGGTGGCGAATCAAGCAATATATATCTTAAAAACGGATATGACCTCACGATGTCACTAGACACCAAACAATTTGACGAAACCCTTTCTTTCAAAGGAGAAGGCGCAGCATCAAGCAATTATATTATAAAAAGAGCTCTGATGCAAGAAAGTCTATTTCCTCCTAGCCTTTTTGACATGGAAGAAGAAGATTTTAAAGCTGAAACTGCCAAGATTCACAAAAAACTCCTTACTCATTTGGATAACCATAAAAATATTGATTCTGCATTCTTTTCAACGGAAAAACTCGCTTTAAATTCATTTCAAAAAAGCATTCTTACATCTTATAAATCCTTTAAAAAACAAAATGAAGCACGTTTGGCTCAATTTGCAAAATTTACAGGCAAACCAGCGCCAAAATTTGATTTTGAAAACCATAAAGGGGGAAAAACTTCGCTAAGAGATTTACAAGGAAAGTATGTATACATTGACGTTTGGGCTACTTGGTGCGGACCGTGTATTCGTGAAATTCCTTCATTACAAAAAGTTGAAAAACAATACCATAATAAAAATATTGAGTTTGTAAGTATTTCTGTTGACAATGGCAGAGGTTATAGAAATGACATGAATGCCGCAAAAGCAGGTTGGAGAAAAATGGTTACAGATAAAAGCTTAGGCGGAATTCAATTACTTTCTGACAAAGGCTGGAAAGCTAATTTTATACAAGGTTTAGAAATTAATTCTATTCCAAGATTTATTCTCATTGATCCAAGTGGAAACATTGTAAATGCAGATGCGCCAAGACCTTCAAGCCCAAAATTGATTACATTGTTTAACAAATTAAAAATATAA
- a CDS encoding TlpA disulfide reductase family protein has protein sequence MKKIFILIAVLTVISCANKQKTENREYIVLSGKIENQKAAKISIINNDFTKEISLNAEGIFTDTLRVDTGYYSLYHDRTNATLFLTKGEELKITTDATKFIDSMRFEGKDATSNKFLVDKVLRNRGKDPVAIFSQEEGEFIKTMSDIRDVTSQKLKEATDLDEAFIAFEKKNIKYAHLINLSRYPQYYPYYSKNENYKPSETFMAYFKNIEYDNEEDFKIYENFRQLARQHYSKKLNPFEDVKGSVATIKNLKSQVLKNTLAQELAFFISPSGKDADYLYTALSEISTNEKFKKELTKKYTDIQKLKAGKDSPTFDYENHKGGTTSLADLQGKYVYIDVWATWCGPCIAEIPSLKKVEKDYHNKNINFVSISIDALKDHDKWKKMVTDKELGGVQLMADKAWQSQFVTDYVIDGIPRFILIDPNGKIVNADAPRPSDKKLIELFDELKI, from the coding sequence ATGAAAAAAATATTCATCCTAATAGCTGTTCTTACCGTAATTTCGTGTGCTAACAAACAAAAAACTGAAAACAGAGAGTATATTGTGCTATCTGGAAAAATAGAAAATCAAAAAGCAGCTAAAATTTCTATCATTAATAATGACTTTACAAAAGAAATTTCGCTAAATGCTGAGGGTATTTTTACAGATACGCTGCGTGTAGACACAGGGTATTATTCTTTATACCACGATAGAACCAATGCAACACTATTTTTGACGAAAGGAGAAGAGTTAAAAATAACAACTGATGCTACAAAATTTATAGATAGCATGCGTTTTGAAGGTAAAGACGCAACTTCCAATAAATTTTTAGTAGACAAAGTTCTTAGAAACAGAGGAAAAGATCCAGTGGCTATATTTTCACAAGAAGAAGGAGAATTCATAAAAACAATGAGTGATATAAGAGATGTAACTTCTCAAAAACTAAAAGAAGCAACTGATTTAGATGAAGCATTTATTGCTTTTGAAAAAAAGAACATCAAATATGCACATCTTATCAACCTATCAAGATATCCGCAATACTATCCTTATTATTCTAAAAATGAAAATTACAAGCCATCTGAAACGTTTATGGCGTACTTTAAAAATATTGAGTATGATAACGAAGAAGACTTCAAAATTTATGAGAATTTCAGACAATTGGCGCGTCAACACTATTCAAAAAAGTTAAATCCATTTGAAGATGTAAAAGGGAGTGTCGCTACTATAAAAAACTTAAAATCGCAAGTGTTAAAAAATACCCTTGCACAAGAATTAGCGTTCTTTATTTCTCCTTCTGGGAAAGATGCTGACTATTTATATACAGCACTTTCTGAAATTTCTACGAATGAAAAATTCAAAAAAGAATTAACCAAAAAATATACAGACATTCAAAAACTAAAAGCAGGAAAAGATTCGCCAACGTTTGATTATGAAAACCATAAAGGTGGCACGACGAGTTTGGCAGATTTGCAAGGAAAATATGTATATATTGATGTTTGGGCTACTTGGTGCGGACCGTGTATTGCGGAAATTCCATCACTAAAAAAAGTTGAAAAAGACTATCATAACAAAAATATCAACTTTGTATCCATTTCTATTGATGCGTTGAAAGATCACGACAAATGGAAAAAAATGGTGACAGACAAAGAACTTGGCGGCGTTCAGCTTATGGCAGATAAAGCTTGGCAATCTCAGTTTGTAACGGACTATGTCATTGATGGTATTCCACGATTTATCTTAATTGATCCAAACGGAAAAATTGTAAATGCAGATGCACCAAGACCTTCAGATAAAAAACTCATTGAATTATTTGATGAATTGAAAATATAG
- a CDS encoding NAD(P)H-hydrate dehydratase codes for MKIYSAAQIYEAINRTIEKNQITSNDLLEFAGTQLFNWFHKRMHGAQVPIHIYCGIGNNGGLGLVLGRQLLHHGYNVHLYVVNFSAKRTKGFLVNYDRIKEFKVWPKLLSSGEEFPEMQQEDIIVDAIFGIGLNRKTSDWVKELIKYINASKAYTVSLDVPSGLYPDHGPEDKEAVIASNYTLTSQAPKLSFFLPETGIYMQQWEAIDIGLDQEYLQTTDTEVQLIDTFEVLPLYIPREKYAHKGTYGHSLIIGGSYGKIGAVTLASSACLRVGAGLVTAFIPECGYNILQTSLPEAMVICDENEKHVTDIQFDIEPKTIGIGVGMGTDAATAKALEVFLQKSKDSLVIDADALNLLSANKKLLKSVPKHSVLTPHPKELERLIGTWTDDFDKLEKAKSFSKKYDIILIIKGAHTVTIYDGSVYINNTGNPGMATAGSGDVLTGMLTGLLSQGYDSLQAALFGVYLHGKAGDIALSGLGYQALTASDIVDHIGDAYLDLFREPEAPSAEAEDA; via the coding sequence ATGAAGATATATTCAGCGGCTCAGATCTATGAAGCCATCAATCGTACGATCGAAAAAAATCAAATTACCTCTAATGACTTATTGGAATTTGCAGGAACGCAATTGTTTAATTGGTTTCACAAACGCATGCATGGTGCACAAGTTCCCATTCATATTTATTGTGGAATTGGAAATAACGGCGGTTTAGGATTGGTGTTAGGACGCCAGTTATTGCATCATGGTTATAATGTGCATCTGTATGTGGTAAATTTTAGCGCAAAGCGAACCAAAGGCTTTTTGGTGAATTACGATCGCATTAAAGAGTTTAAGGTTTGGCCTAAATTATTGAGTTCAGGCGAAGAATTTCCAGAAATGCAGCAAGAAGATATTATTGTCGATGCTATTTTTGGAATTGGTTTGAACCGGAAAACTTCTGATTGGGTGAAAGAGTTGATCAAATATATCAATGCTTCTAAAGCATATACGGTTTCGTTGGATGTTCCTTCTGGATTGTATCCTGATCACGGACCAGAAGATAAAGAAGCGGTGATTGCGAGTAATTATACATTGACGAGTCAAGCACCAAAATTAAGTTTCTTTTTGCCTGAAACAGGGATTTATATGCAACAATGGGAAGCGATAGATATTGGACTTGATCAAGAATATTTACAAACAACAGACACCGAAGTGCAATTGATTGATACCTTTGAAGTGTTGCCATTGTACATTCCACGTGAAAAATATGCACATAAAGGAACGTACGGACATAGTCTGATTATTGGTGGAAGTTACGGGAAAATAGGCGCAGTAACGTTGGCGAGTTCAGCTTGTTTGCGCGTTGGTGCAGGATTGGTAACGGCGTTTATTCCTGAATGCGGCTACAATATTTTGCAGACTTCTTTACCAGAAGCGATGGTGATTTGTGATGAAAACGAAAAGCATGTTACAGATATTCAGTTTGATATTGAACCGAAAACGATCGGAATTGGCGTTGGTATGGGAACTGATGCTGCAACAGCAAAGGCATTGGAAGTATTTTTACAGAAAAGCAAAGATTCTTTGGTGATTGATGCAGATGCATTGAACCTGTTGTCAGCAAATAAAAAATTACTAAAATCTGTACCCAAACATTCTGTTTTAACGCCACATCCAAAGGAGTTGGAGCGTTTGATAGGCACGTGGACTGATGATTTTGACAAGTTGGAAAAAGCAAAATCATTTTCAAAGAAATACGATATTATTTTAATCATTAAAGGAGCGCATACTGTTACCATTTATGATGGTTCTGTGTATATTAACAATACAGGAAACCCAGGCATGGCAACTGCGGGAAGCGGCGATGTGTTGACAGGAATGTTAACAGGATTGCTTTCTCAAGGGTACGATTCTTTACAAGCCGCTTTGTTTGGAGTGTATTTACATGGAAAAGCAGGTGATATTGCGTTGTCAGGTTTGGGATACCAAGCGTTGACAGCGAGCGATATTGTGGATCATATTGGTGATGCGTATTTGGATTTGTTTAGAGAACCCGAAGCGCCGTCTGCGGAAGCGGAAGACGCATGA